The bacterium genomic interval CCGTGTCATCTGTGGCCTATGTTTTTCGCGGCGGTGATGGCCAATGCATGGCATCAGTTAATAAGGAAATAATTTACATACCCCGGCCTGGATTGTAGGTATTCGTACCAATATTTTTTATCTCATTTTAAACTTAAAATATCCTTAAATTATTTTATAGCTAACTCGAACTATTTAAGGCCTGTAATAGCGTTATTGATAACGTTCGCATACTTTTAAAGAGTTAAATATAGAGTAACAATAAATGTTAAAGCAGGTGTCGGTAGATTTTGTTCGCTGGCTGAAACATCTTGCTAATAAGCGAATAATTTGAACACCGCTGACCTAGGTTGTAGGTATTCGTACCAATATTTTTTACCTCATTTTATACTTAAAATATACTCAAGTTATTTTATAGGTTACTCAAATTTTTTAAGGTCGATAATCGGGCTGTTGATAATGTTAGTCTTCTTTAAAATGGTTGAATATAAGGTAGCTATAAATATTAAATAATGTGTCAATAAGTTTATTGATCATTAAAGTGACATTCTACATGCCTATATTTAAAAGTTTATTGCGATATAATAATCGTTAGTTAAACAATATAGGCAGGTGGTTGTGAAAATAGGATGTTTTGATAGAGGGATCTTTGATAATGTAATTTATGATGCAAAAATAGTGTAAATAATACTTTTTTAATTTCATATTGAGGAATAAATCATGAAAAAAATAACAAACCAATTAAAAGCATTTTTTGCTGATGAAAAAGGTGCGGAAACTGTTGAATGGGTGATGATTGCTGCCGTCTTGGCTGGCATTATAGCGATTGTTTTTTGGCAGACCTTGCAAACCGGTCTTGATACCAGTATAGACAACATAGTAACTAAGATGACTAAAGTCTACTAAGTACTATTGTAAATCGGTCTTCTTCATAGTCTATGTCAAGTGGAGAAGATCGATTTTATTATAAATGCTTGGTTTTTTTATTATTCTATAATAATGACTAACTTGTTATAAATATTTAAGTTTTCGATGTTTATTGTCATTATAGGTTGCTGGATTTTTATCGCGCCGGTATGCGTAAGGCATGAATAGTATATTAAAAAAGATAAGCAATTAAACTATTGTGTATTTATATATTATTACAGTGGCAATATAGTATGGTGTATATGATTATTGGTCATTGTTTTAAATACGCTTTTCGTTTGGCAGTTAAGCCTTAATTAATAACATTATACTCGATTTATGATTATTATTTACTTAACATTAATTGCATTTGTATTGATTGCAGCAATTTACGATGCGGCCACGCAAAAAATACCTAACTGGACTTCATTGGTTATTGTCGTATTGGGGTTGGGCTGGAATATTTTTTCCGCTGAAGGGTTAGGCGTTCGGGATAGCGGTTTTGGGCTACTTGCCGGTTTGCTGCTGATGCTGCCGAGCTATGTTTTCGGAGGCATGGGGGCCGGCGATGTGAAACTCATGGCGGCGATAGGGTCGGTGGTAGGTATTAATCAGGTGCTGGACTTGGTCTTTTATAGCTATATGGCAATGTTTGTAATGGCCATACTTTTTATAGTTGTGAAAGGGGATCTGATTAAGCTGTTGTGCAGGTTGCGGACTCTTATTTATGGTTTGTTTGCGGGAGTATTGGCTTATCAGAAACCGGACCAATCAGATGCAGCAAG includes:
- a CDS encoding A24 family peptidase, producing MIIIYLTLIAFVLIAAIYDAATQKIPNWTSLVIVVLGLGWNIFSAEGLGVRDSGFGLLAGLLLMLPSYVFGGMGAGDVKLMAAIGSVVGINQVLDLVFYSYMAMFVMAILFIVVKGDLIKLLCRLRTLIYGLFAGVLAYQKPDQSDAASSRLPLAPAIALATCYVLYPALCNSGFMADLCLY